One genomic segment of Streptomyces liangshanensis includes these proteins:
- a CDS encoding endo alpha-1,4 polygalactosaminidase yields MYVRPVGHRAAPLLAAVTLTCLALLLAGCGSGPDSGSRPGAGESTHAGPQVRPPVAGDPFDYQLGGPYDLPAGVGTVVRDRTAAPAPGAYNICYVNAFQAQPDAVGWWREHHPDLLLRDADHALVVDEDWDEPLLDVRTADRRERLAEVVGGWIDGCADRGYDAVEADNLDSYLRSDGLIGRGEAVAFARLLATRAHRAGLALGQKNAAEMTGLRDRIGFDFAVAEECARYDECDTYAQAYDDAVLVVEYRKQDFTRACRQWGKRLAVLLRDRDLEPAGRPGHVAARCDGS; encoded by the coding sequence GTGTACGTCCGCCCCGTCGGTCACCGCGCCGCGCCCCTCCTCGCCGCCGTCACCCTCACCTGTCTCGCCCTGCTGCTCGCGGGGTGCGGCTCCGGTCCGGATTCCGGTTCGCGTCCGGGTGCGGGAGAGAGCACCCACGCAGGTCCACAGGTGCGGCCGCCCGTCGCGGGCGATCCGTTCGACTACCAGCTCGGCGGCCCCTACGACCTGCCCGCCGGGGTGGGCACGGTGGTGCGGGACCGCACGGCCGCGCCCGCGCCCGGCGCGTACAACATCTGCTACGTCAACGCCTTCCAGGCCCAGCCCGACGCCGTGGGGTGGTGGCGCGAGCACCACCCGGACCTGCTGCTGCGCGACGCGGACCACGCGCTGGTCGTCGACGAGGACTGGGACGAGCCGCTGCTCGACGTCAGGACCGCCGACCGGCGCGAGCGGCTGGCCGAGGTGGTCGGCGGCTGGATCGACGGCTGCGCCGACCGGGGGTACGACGCGGTGGAGGCCGACAACCTGGACTCGTACCTGCGCTCCGACGGCCTGATAGGACGCGGCGAGGCCGTCGCGTTCGCCCGGCTGCTCGCCACGCGGGCCCACCGCGCGGGCCTGGCGCTCGGTCAGAAGAACGCGGCCGAGATGACCGGGCTGCGCGACCGGATCGGCTTCGACTTCGCCGTGGCCGAGGAGTGCGCGCGCTACGACGAGTGCGACACGTACGCCCAGGCCTACGACGACGCGGTGCTGGTGGTCGAGTACCGGAAGCAGGACTTCACCCGCGCCTGCCGTCAGTGGGGGAAGCGGCTCGCGGTCCTGCTGCGCGACCGCGACCTGGAACCGGCCGGGCGCCCGGGCCACGTCGCCGCGCGCTGCGACGGGTCCTAG
- a CDS encoding WGR domain-containing protein yields MSRATTYLELSQDGAGAHKFYEVTVDGTVVSVRYGRIGAGGQLQTSSFPAEAKAQAAAAKKIGEKVRKGYAPAVQGQRQARAVTRRQVTSAPSTARAVAPVLWRFRTGAAAFGIHVDEDRCWVGNQNGDVYTVSHGGEVLARYNLPEGVKCLVADDFWIYAGCDDGKVYDLSSKLPFAAYDIAADVDIFWLDIHEGVLNVSDGNGGLTVIDHEDEYQWARKSTGGHGWMVRADDRAVYHGHHKGVTAYAPDGSGELWHTPTAGQVLFGWQEDVAVYAGTARNAVQRLSKATGVVEATFRCDAAVYACATAPGGRFVFAGDSSSSVYCFDADGTRLWKLGTGGGSALSMQFFDDKLYMVTTDGSLVCVDASPAAVEAAQQGTVPVAADIKSAAALPTYSPAAAVATVTSPPPGGVVVECVQDGTRLRVHVVSDGFEPSWNVQFPRGMRQAGTRYVVDALHPASGFYRVRGEIRRLV; encoded by the coding sequence ATGTCGCGTGCCACCACGTATCTGGAGCTGTCGCAGGACGGCGCGGGGGCGCACAAGTTCTACGAGGTGACCGTGGACGGGACGGTCGTCTCGGTGCGGTACGGACGCATCGGCGCCGGCGGCCAGTTGCAGACCTCCTCCTTCCCCGCCGAGGCCAAGGCGCAGGCCGCGGCGGCCAAGAAGATAGGCGAGAAGGTCCGCAAGGGATACGCGCCCGCGGTCCAGGGGCAGCGCCAGGCGCGGGCGGTGACCCGCCGCCAGGTCACCTCGGCGCCCTCCACGGCCCGCGCCGTGGCACCCGTGCTGTGGCGGTTCAGGACCGGCGCGGCGGCCTTCGGGATCCATGTCGACGAGGACCGCTGCTGGGTGGGGAACCAGAACGGGGACGTCTACACCGTGAGCCACGGCGGCGAGGTCCTGGCGCGCTACAACCTGCCCGAGGGCGTCAAGTGCCTGGTGGCGGACGACTTCTGGATCTACGCGGGGTGCGACGACGGCAAGGTCTACGACCTCTCCTCGAAGCTGCCCTTCGCGGCCTACGACATCGCGGCCGACGTGGACATCTTCTGGCTGGACATCCACGAGGGGGTGCTCAACGTCTCCGACGGCAACGGCGGCCTGACGGTCATCGACCACGAGGACGAGTACCAGTGGGCGCGCAAGTCCACCGGCGGGCACGGCTGGATGGTCCGCGCCGACGACCGGGCCGTCTACCACGGCCACCACAAGGGCGTGACGGCCTACGCGCCGGACGGCTCGGGGGAGCTGTGGCACACCCCGACGGCCGGTCAGGTGCTGTTCGGCTGGCAGGAGGACGTGGCGGTGTACGCGGGCACGGCGCGCAACGCGGTGCAGCGCCTCTCCAAGGCCACGGGCGTGGTGGAGGCGACCTTCCGCTGCGACGCCGCCGTGTACGCGTGCGCGACCGCGCCCGGCGGCCGGTTCGTCTTCGCGGGCGACAGCTCGTCGTCGGTGTACTGCTTCGACGCGGACGGCACCCGCCTGTGGAAGCTCGGTACGGGCGGCGGCTCGGCGCTCTCCATGCAGTTCTTCGACGACAAGCTGTACATGGTCACCACGGACGGCTCCCTGGTCTGCGTCGACGCGAGCCCCGCCGCCGTGGAGGCCGCCCAGCAGGGTACGGTCCCGGTCGCGGCGGACATCAAGTCGGCGGCGGCGCTGCCCACCTACAGCCCGGCGGCGGCCGTGGCCACCGTCACCTCGCCGCCGCCCGGAGGTGTGGTCGTCGAGTGTGTCCAGGACGGGACCCGGCTGCGGGTCCACGTCGTGTCGGACGGCTTCGAGCCGTCGTGGAACGTGCAGTTCCCGCGCGGGATGCGCCAGGCGGGCACGCGCTACGTGGTCGACGCGCTGCACCCGGCGTCCGGTTTCTACCGGGTACGGGGCGAGATCAGGAGGCTGGTCTGA
- a CDS encoding pyridoxal phosphate-dependent decarboxylase family protein translates to MDLRYWLPRAVDVAERFGEQFGPFQPHASHQVDDVAFGEAFGRLAKRMDDNYPFFHPRYAGQMVKPPHPAAVVGYLTAMLFNPNNHAAEGGPATTEMERECVAALAGMFGLPAHVGHLTTSGTIANLEALYVARLLHPDRGVAYSSECHYTHERMCRVLGVEGHRVAVDGHGRIDLDALESLLRTGRVGTVVVTTGTTGLGTVDPVDEVLPLARRYGARVHVDAAYGGFYALLGRPGTDGSGSGGIDPRPWQAISACDSVVVDPHKHGLQPYGCGAVLFADPRAGRHFAHDSSYTYFTEAELHLGEISLECSRAGAAAAALWLTLQLLPLTPDGFGAILAADRRAAVRWADLIEDSPALELYQRPDLDIVTYFPATRPATLSAVDAASARLLRDGMTAPEEPVFLSVLRTDAEAFVRRHPRIVRDAETARVMRSVLIKPEAEHYLDHLHATVEQLAVSGRER, encoded by the coding sequence GTGGATCTGCGCTACTGGTTGCCGCGTGCGGTGGATGTGGCCGAGCGGTTCGGCGAGCAGTTCGGGCCGTTCCAGCCGCACGCCTCCCACCAGGTGGACGACGTCGCCTTCGGTGAGGCGTTCGGGCGCCTCGCCAAGCGGATGGACGACAACTACCCGTTCTTCCACCCCCGTTACGCGGGCCAGATGGTCAAGCCGCCGCACCCGGCGGCCGTGGTCGGCTACCTCACGGCGATGCTCTTCAACCCCAACAACCACGCGGCGGAGGGCGGTCCGGCCACCACGGAGATGGAGCGCGAGTGCGTCGCCGCACTGGCCGGGATGTTCGGACTGCCCGCGCACGTCGGGCATCTGACCACCAGCGGGACCATCGCGAACCTCGAAGCGCTCTACGTGGCCCGCCTCCTCCACCCGGACCGGGGTGTCGCGTACAGCTCCGAGTGCCACTACACGCACGAGCGGATGTGCCGCGTGCTCGGCGTCGAGGGCCACCGGGTCGCGGTCGACGGGCACGGCCGGATCGACCTCGACGCGCTGGAGAGCCTGCTGCGCACGGGCCGGGTCGGCACCGTCGTGGTGACGACCGGCACCACGGGGCTGGGCACGGTCGACCCCGTCGACGAGGTCCTGCCGCTGGCCCGGCGGTACGGGGCGCGGGTGCACGTCGACGCGGCGTACGGCGGCTTCTACGCCCTGCTCGGACGGCCGGGCACCGACGGGTCCGGGTCCGGTGGCATCGACCCGCGGCCCTGGCAGGCGATCTCCGCGTGCGACTCGGTCGTGGTCGACCCGCACAAGCACGGCCTCCAGCCCTACGGATGCGGCGCGGTCCTGTTCGCCGACCCGCGGGCCGGACGGCACTTCGCGCACGACTCGTCGTACACCTACTTCACCGAGGCCGAACTGCACCTGGGCGAGATCAGCCTGGAGTGCTCGCGGGCGGGCGCCGCGGCGGCCGCCCTGTGGCTGACGCTCCAACTGCTCCCGCTGACCCCCGACGGGTTCGGGGCGATCCTCGCGGCCGACCGCCGCGCGGCCGTGCGGTGGGCGGACCTGATCGAGGACTCGCCGGCCCTGGAGCTCTACCAGCGGCCCGACCTGGACATCGTCACGTACTTCCCCGCGACCCGGCCGGCCACGCTGTCCGCCGTGGACGCAGCGTCCGCCCGTCTCCTGCGAGACGGCATGACCGCTCCCGAGGAGCCGGTCTTCCTGAGCGTGCTGCGCACGGACGCCGAGGCGTTCGTACGCCGGCATCCGCGGATCGTCCGCGACGCCGAAACGGCACGGGTGATGCGCAGTGTCCTGATCAAGCCGGAGGCCGAGCACTACCTCGACCACCTCCACGCCACGGTGGAGCAGCTCGCGGTCAGCGGCCGCGAGCGGTAG
- a CDS encoding TIGR02452 family protein, translating to MSARLRGIAKETEDVVAAGGYRDAQGRDVRIRSALDAALAGTRMYGPEPVDVTPGTDRTPSFEVTGESSLEAAHRLTRSGPGAVAVLNFSSARNPGGGYLNGAQAQEEALCRASALYATLLRAPEFYAHHRANRGPFYTDRVIHSPGVPVFRDDRGRFLAAPYQVGFLTSAAPNAGVIARTAPAEVPRIPAALAARAERVLETAVAHDYRRLVLGAWGCGVFRNDPAQVAEAFRASLTGAGRFAGHFDEIVFGVLDRTPGGTTLEAFRRVFQGQPVP from the coding sequence ATGAGCGCACGGCTGCGGGGGATCGCCAAGGAGACCGAGGACGTCGTCGCCGCAGGCGGCTACCGGGACGCGCAAGGCCGTGACGTGCGGATACGCTCCGCGCTCGACGCGGCACTGGCCGGTACGAGGATGTACGGCCCCGAGCCGGTCGACGTCACCCCCGGCACGGACCGGACGCCGTCCTTCGAGGTCACCGGGGAGAGCAGCCTGGAAGCGGCGCACCGGCTCACCCGGTCGGGTCCCGGCGCCGTCGCGGTGCTCAACTTCTCCTCCGCCAGGAACCCGGGCGGCGGCTACCTGAACGGCGCGCAGGCCCAGGAAGAGGCCCTCTGCCGGGCCTCCGCGCTCTACGCGACCCTGCTGCGCGCACCGGAGTTCTACGCGCACCACCGCGCGAACCGCGGCCCGTTCTACACCGACCGGGTGATTCACTCACCCGGCGTGCCGGTCTTCCGCGACGACCGGGGCCGTTTCCTCGCCGCCCCGTACCAGGTCGGCTTCCTCACCTCGGCGGCGCCGAACGCCGGGGTGATCGCCCGCACCGCCCCGGCGGAGGTCCCCCGGATCCCGGCGGCACTCGCCGCCCGCGCCGAACGGGTGCTGGAGACGGCCGTCGCGCACGACTACCGGCGGCTGGTGCTCGGCGCCTGGGGGTGCGGGGTCTTCCGCAACGACCCGGCGCAGGTGGCCGAGGCGTTCCGGGCGTCGCTCACCGGCGCGGGCCGGTTCGCGGGCCACTTCGACGAGATCGTCTTCGGGGTGCTCGACCGCACACCCGGCGGGACGACGCTGGAGGCGTTCCGCCGGGTGTTCCAGGGGCAGCCGGTCCCGTAG
- the egtA gene encoding ergothioneine biosynthesis glutamate--cysteine ligase EgtA, whose protein sequence is MPSDCTTDDGQALGETEAEDLLRGICFKTGPPRKVGVELEWLVHDLNDPERPVPTDRLEAAFRSLRELPLESALTFEPGGQLELSSQPASSLMECVASASADLDAVRPVLAKSGLALAGYGQDPWRTPDRLLREPRYDAMETYLDRIGPAGRAMMRTTASVQVCLDAGTEEPGPLGYGRRWQLAHLLGAVLVAAFAHSPMREGRETGWRSTRQAMWTQLDPARTAAPVTGREPRAAWAAHALDAPVMCVRADDGPWHVPEGLTFREWIRSGLPRPPVRADLDYHLSTLFPPARPRGHLELRMIDAQPGEDGWIVPLAVTTALFDDPEAAETVYRTVKSLAETAGTLPAPGNLLWVNAARYGLADPELHTAALSCFATALEALPRVGATPAVQAAVAAFNDRYVLPGRCPADDLRAPVTGKELLT, encoded by the coding sequence ATGCCATCCGACTGTACGACCGACGACGGGCAGGCCCTCGGCGAGACAGAGGCCGAGGACCTGTTGCGCGGTATCTGCTTCAAGACGGGCCCGCCCCGGAAGGTGGGGGTGGAGCTCGAATGGCTTGTCCACGACCTGAACGACCCTGAACGACCTGTACCGACCGACCGCCTCGAAGCGGCCTTCCGGAGCCTGCGGGAGCTGCCTCTCGAGTCGGCACTGACCTTCGAACCCGGCGGCCAGCTGGAGCTCAGCTCGCAGCCCGCCTCCTCCCTGATGGAGTGCGTCGCCTCCGCGTCCGCGGACCTCGACGCCGTACGCCCCGTCCTCGCGAAGTCGGGACTGGCCCTCGCGGGATACGGACAGGACCCCTGGCGCACACCGGACCGCCTCCTGCGCGAGCCCCGGTACGACGCCATGGAGACCTACCTCGACCGCATCGGCCCGGCCGGGCGGGCGATGATGCGGACCACCGCGTCCGTCCAGGTGTGCCTGGACGCGGGCACCGAGGAGCCGGGACCGCTCGGGTACGGGCGGCGCTGGCAGCTCGCCCACCTGCTGGGGGCGGTGCTCGTCGCCGCCTTCGCCCACTCGCCGATGCGGGAGGGGCGCGAGACCGGCTGGCGCTCCACCCGGCAGGCGATGTGGACCCAGCTCGACCCGGCCCGTACGGCCGCGCCGGTCACCGGCCGCGAACCGCGCGCGGCCTGGGCCGCGCACGCCCTGGACGCGCCCGTGATGTGCGTGCGCGCCGACGACGGGCCCTGGCACGTCCCCGAGGGGCTCACGTTCCGTGAGTGGATCCGGTCGGGGCTGCCGCGCCCGCCGGTCCGGGCGGACCTCGACTACCACCTCAGCACCCTGTTCCCGCCCGCGCGCCCTCGCGGTCACCTGGAGCTGCGCATGATCGACGCGCAGCCGGGCGAGGACGGCTGGATCGTGCCGCTCGCGGTCACCACCGCCTTGTTCGACGACCCGGAGGCCGCGGAGACCGTCTACCGCACGGTCAAGTCACTCGCCGAGACCGCGGGCACCCTGCCCGCCCCCGGCAATCTCCTGTGGGTCAACGCCGCCCGGTACGGCCTGGCCGACCCCGAACTCCACACGGCCGCGCTCTCCTGTTTCGCGACCGCTCTCGAAGCACTACCGCGTGTCGGTGCCACACCGGCCGTGCAGGCGGCCGTCGCCGCGTTCAACGACCGGTACGTCCTGCCGGGCCGCTGTCCCGCCGACGATCTGCGCGCACCCGTCACCGGGAAGGAACTCCTCACATGA
- a CDS encoding type II toxin-antitoxin system PemK/MazF family toxin, which yields MTTSSHSRGPGAPEPDRDFPGRTGPAATTEADPREVGEVRTSYAPEHDGDPDPGEIVWTWVPFEENDGRGKDRPVLVVAREAAGTLLAVQLSSKGHDGDRDWVPIGVGPWDRAGRESWVAVDRVIRVHEKGMRREACALDRQRFHLVVHALRLRYGWN from the coding sequence ATGACGACCTCTTCGCACTCCCGGGGCCCCGGCGCCCCCGAGCCCGACCGTGACTTCCCCGGCCGTACCGGCCCCGCCGCCACCACCGAGGCGGACCCCCGTGAGGTGGGCGAGGTCCGCACCTCGTACGCCCCCGAGCACGACGGCGACCCCGACCCGGGCGAGATCGTCTGGACCTGGGTTCCGTTCGAGGAGAACGACGGCCGGGGCAAGGACCGTCCCGTGCTGGTGGTGGCCCGTGAGGCGGCCGGCACGCTGCTCGCCGTGCAGCTGTCCAGCAAGGGGCACGACGGCGACCGCGACTGGGTGCCGATCGGGGTGGGCCCGTGGGACCGCGCGGGCCGCGAGTCCTGGGTGGCGGTCGACCGGGTGATCCGCGTCCACGAGAAGGGCATGCGGCGGGAGGCCTGCGCGCTGGACCGCCAGCGCTTCCACCTGGTCGTCCACGCGCTGCGGCTGCGGTACGGCTGGAACTGA
- a CDS encoding GNAT family N-acetyltransferase, whose protein sequence is MSTIERPPRGVLRRPARSDTDALAALMAEAFHDDPLTRWIVADDARRAELLPGLFKVFVEISHDYDGVSVSPCGNAVVLFLPPGASREVDGREDELTARFGAALGGHAARLGTIVRLQAERHPAGPDHYYASFAAVRGSHRRRGLLSALLAELLARADRGGYGTYAETSSPGGEASCRAGGFTRLGEDIVLPGGGPSLRPMWRDPR, encoded by the coding sequence TTGTCCACGATCGAACGTCCGCCACGCGGTGTCCTGCGCCGTCCCGCCAGGTCCGATACGGACGCTCTGGCCGCACTGATGGCCGAGGCCTTCCACGACGACCCACTGACCCGCTGGATCGTCGCGGACGACGCGCGCCGGGCCGAACTGCTGCCCGGCCTCTTCAAGGTCTTCGTCGAGATCTCGCACGACTACGACGGGGTCTCCGTCTCCCCTTGCGGCAACGCGGTGGTCCTGTTCCTGCCTCCGGGCGCCTCCCGGGAGGTGGACGGGCGGGAGGACGAACTCACCGCGCGGTTCGGCGCCGCCCTGGGCGGTCACGCGGCGAGACTGGGGACCATCGTCCGCCTCCAGGCCGAACGCCACCCGGCCGGACCCGACCACTACTACGCGTCGTTCGCCGCCGTACGCGGTTCGCACCGGCGGCGGGGCCTGCTCTCCGCGCTGCTGGCCGAGTTACTCGCCCGCGCCGACCGGGGCGGGTACGGGACCTACGCCGAGACCAGTTCACCGGGCGGCGAGGCGTCGTGCCGGGCGGGCGGCTTCACCCGGCTCGGCGAGGACATCGTGCT